The DNA window CCGACGAGTAAAATTTCAGCGCATTGCCACCGGTGGTGGTTTCGGGATTCCCGAACATCACGCCCAGCTTCATGCGGATTTGATTGATGAAAATCACCGTCGTCAGGGACTTGGAGATCGCAGCCGTCAGCTTTCGCAAAGCCTGGGACATCAAGCGCGCCTGCAGCCCCATATGGGCGTCGCCCATTTCCCCTTCGATTTCAGCCCGCGGGACCAACGCCGCCACGGAGTCGACCACGATCAAATCGATCGCGCCGCTGCGAACGAGCGTCTCCGCGATCTCGAGCGCCTGCTCACCGGTATCCGGTTGCGACACCAGCAGATCGTCCGTCTGCACACCCAATTTTTTTGCGTATCCCAGGTCCAACGCATGCTCGGCATCGATGAACGCCGCCACCCCGCCGGCCTTTTGGGCCTCGGCAATTGCATGCAACGTCAACGTCGTCTTTCCAGACGATTCCGGACCGAAGATCTCGATCACCCGGCCTCGGGGAATCCCGCCCACACCCAGCGCAATGTCCAACCCCAACGACCCGGTAGAAATGGCAGGCACGTCCGCCGGACGGTCTTCGGTGCCCAACTTCATGACGGCACCCTTGCCGTACTGCTTTTCAATCTGGGCCAGCGCCAGGTCCAACGCGCGCTTTTTCTCGTCTTTCTCAGCCATTGAGTACTCCTTCCAGTATCGTAACTCGTGGTGTGCAGCGTGCCCTGTCCAACGCAGGCGTCAACGCACCGACGGGCGTCCAGTTGACCGAGCAGGCACCGGGTAGGGCCCACAGCGACCGGGACCGGGTAGGCGAATGGCGGATTATACCGGAGTCCTGATGGAGAAACCTAGTCTCGAACCCCGCAGAAACCCCGTAAGCCACCGAGGAATCGACCACGTAACTCCGCTGAACCCTTGAACGCTCGGCAGGCAGTCTTGACGGGACCGACCTCGCTGCTATCTTTGAATTCACGGAACCTTCTGAACAAGCCCTACCATGCACCAGCCGTTGCCCCTTCGCCCCCTTGAACCTCACGCCTTGGACACCGCGGCTTGGCGTTCCCTCCTGCGGGACGCATTTCTGCTCTATCTCCTGACGTTTGGAGGCGGCGTCGCACTTGGCTTGTTCGGCTTCGCCCCAACCTCATATAACCTCCTGCTTTTCATGTTCGTCTCGAACATACTGCTGGTGGTTGGCTTTACCGTCGCGGGCCTCGTCACACCCTACCCCCGCTGGCAGTACCTGCCAGCAGTCGGCATGCTGCTCTGGCTCATCTGTCTCATGAATATCCCGCTCGGATTCGAGAGCGTGGGGAGTTGGTTCGTAAGCTCGATCTCCTACCTGCTCACGGTGGCAATCGGGAGCGGGCTTTCCCAGTTGATCGCTAAAATCACGAAAATGGTGCCTGCGCAGCCGGACCATCGCCCAGCCTAAACCTCGCCGGCCTGTGAATCATCTCCTGCACCGGTAGTCGGTAACCGCACATCCCATAATCTCGTATAGACGGGCCCGCCGGGACGAAGGTCGCTCTTCATCAGCACGACCCCGTCGACAGGCAGGATGCCGAGGGACAACGGATGATCCAACACACCGGATCGCAGCAACGCTTGCCCGATCGACCGCTCACCTTCTTTCACGCGGGCTAACGTGAGGTGCGGCGCAAACGGCCTGGTCTCCCACTCGAAACCCAGCGCCTCGCAACGGGCCTCCACGAGTCGATGCAGCGACGCCAACTCAGCGGCCTCTGCCCCCTGCTCCCAGGATTCGGCCGGCCCGATCCAAAGTACTCGCGGTTGCATCGCGCGAGGAAACACACCGAGCCTGGTCAACGGAAGCGCAACCCTTCGCTGCCCCAGCAGCGACTCA is part of the Nitrospiraceae bacterium genome and encodes:
- the recA gene encoding recombinase RecA produces the protein MAEKDEKKRALDLALAQIEKQYGKGAVMKLGTEDRPADVPAISTGSLGLDIALGVGGIPRGRVIEIFGPESSGKTTLTLHAIAEAQKAGGVAAFIDAEHALDLGYAKKLGVQTDDLLVSQPDTGEQALEIAETLVRSGAIDLIVVDSVAALVPRAEIEGEMGDAHMGLQARLMSQALRKLTAAISKSLTTVIFINQIRMKLGVMFGNPETTTGGNALKFYSSVRLDIRRIESIKEGQDVTGSRVRVKVVKNKMAPPFKQAEFDIMFAEGISKAGELVDMGVDKRIMEKAGAWYSYKGERLGQGREAVRDFLKTNPAVAKEIEGKIREAAGLGGRKQEKQAEAAEPKAEKVERKAEGRHDEKRGHSARATT
- the thpR gene encoding RNA 2',3'-cyclic phosphodiesterase — translated: MRLFLAIELPAQLKAAVGAFQQELKRRLERNAERGSRVGWVQPDLMHLTLKFLGETDEQVVDQLKADLDESLLGQRRVALPLTRLGVFPRAMQPRVLWIGPAESWEQGAEAAELASLHRLVEARCEALGFEWETRPFAPHLTLARVKEGERSIGQALLRSGVLDHPLSLGILPVDGVVLMKSDLRPGGPVYTRLWDVRLPTTGAGDDSQAGEV